A portion of the Canis aureus isolate CA01 chromosome 32, VMU_Caureus_v.1.0, whole genome shotgun sequence genome contains these proteins:
- the RPS27L gene encoding ribosomal protein eS27-like, translated as MRLARSRAAGWGVAVGIGTGCDCERVDMPLARDLLHPSLEEEKKKHKKKRLVQSPNSYFMDVKCPGCYKITTVFSHAQTVVLCVGCSTVLCQPTGGKARLTEGCSFRRKQH; from the exons ATGCGGCTCGCCCGCTCGCGTGCGGCTGGCTGGGGTGTCGCCGTCGGGATCGGGACTGGCTGCGATTGCGAAAGGGTCGACATGCCT CTGGCTAGAGATTTGCTACATCCGTCcttggaagaggaaaagaaaaagcataaaaagaaacGGCTAGTTCAAAGCCCAAATTCCTATTTTATGGATGTAAAATGTCCAG GTTGCTACAAGATCACCACGGTTTTCAGCCATGCCCAGACGGTGGTTCTTTGTGTAGGCTGTTCGACCGTGTTGTGCCAGCCGACGGGAGGAAAGGCCAGACTCACAGAGG GCTGTTCATTTAGAAGAAAGCAACACTAA